A window of the Ogataea parapolymorpha DL-1 chromosome V, whole genome shotgun sequence genome harbors these coding sequences:
- a CDS encoding Mitochondrial acidic protein MAM33, translated as MMFRQALKVVPAVSKFSFTRSAAKPLVLVPRMAQFSTSVSRLNAPDAKTLVQQELDYEKNDAFDLDPSFVAYMKNENIKAIEPNEHAFSHMIKEWNDEKVHVLFDIQKITFATHANKQINEEIGSEEEQSEVFSAGMTETADLSVVLEKNGKALQFDLDLSPDEYHFIINGVRTFDSIDLALDYSSNSVDQKDLLYSGPLFENLSLEMQDMFYDLLRERGVDEELGELLVAYATWKENNMYIDWLEKLQSFV; from the coding sequence ATGATGTTCCGTCAAGCACTCAAAGTTGTTCCTGCTGTTTCCAAGTTCTCTTTTACCAGAAGCGCTGCAAAGCCTTTGGTTTTGGTGCCAAGAATGGCTCAATTCTCCACCAGCGTGTCTAGATTGAACGCACCAGATGCAAAGACCCTTGTCCAACAGGAGCTGGACTACGAGAAGAATGACGCTTTCGATCTGGACCCAAGCTTTGTGGCCTACATGAAAAACGAAAACATCAAAGCGATTGAGCCAAACGAGCATGCTTTCTCTCACATGATTAAGGAGTGGAACGATGAGAAGGTTCATGTTCTGTTTGACATCCAGAAAATCACGTTTGCTACCCACGCTAATAAGCAGATCAACGAGGAAATCGgcagcgaggaggagcagagCGAGGTGTTCTCCGCGGGAATGACCGAGACTGCGGATCTTTCTGttgttttggagaagaacggTAAGGCTTTGCAGTTCGATCTGGATCTGAGCCCAGATGAGTACCACTTCATCATTAATGGAGTCAGAACCTTTGACAGCATCGACCTAGCTCTTGACTACTCTAGCAACAGCGTGGACCAGAAGGACCTCCTTTACAGCGGACCATTGTTTGAAAATCTTTCTCTAGAAATGCAAGACATGTTCTATGACCTGCTGAGAGAGAGAGGagtggacgaggagcttgGTGAGCTTTTGGTTGCCTATGCTACCTGGAAGGAAAACAACATGTACATTGACTGGCTCGAAAAGCTGCAGAGCTTCGTTTGA
- a CDS encoding putative DNA helicase INO80, which translates to MNTNDEHNETGPPSTSNGHSRVLTAAVRPADRQMSISAILSSPSTDQKSTETVADGTVPSYTELMNSFERRVRALVKLDALSTNEINQVQLLDNELRLLRAQDGIYVDPGLIEDLKTKVLELDPKIYDKLTRRNKLAEQESEDLRDLKTDQLKLLADVQREEQNKLHKATDRAKPQEETASQPLMNIAPKKVDELLVEEPAEPAESLSDVGDTNGDGRRKRKRKTRIDPSKLVDEEQDETKTKKRKKKTDDETAANVNNVAGSDDLDMDDEDGRGSKSSVSVKEQKAIDKQYDNVYISIWKDLARKDGPKAYRMYYQMVQAKQMNLKKTSMLAARESRKWVGKATRSQKDLMTKARRSMREMLNFWKKHEREERNMRTRAEQEAVAKAKKEEEEREARRQSRKLNFLINQTELYSHFIGKKIKTDEVEGEMGDKSLLAGTKPEDTGLDSVDLAAAKRDLSEIDFESHSDEVLQKTAAANAHSALLAAQQRAKEFNGEASEPDNEGEMNFQNPSSIGDMNLTQPKLLNCTLKEYQMKGLNWLANLYEQGINGILADEMGLGKTVQSISVLAYLAETHNIWGPFLVVTPASTLHNWQQEITKFVPDFKVLPYWGSAKDRKVLRKFWDRKSIVYHKDSPFHVVVTSYQLVVADVQYFQKMKWQYMILDEAQAIKSSNTSRWKSLLSFQCRNRLLLTGTPIQNSMQELWALLHFIMPSLFDSHDEFSEWFSKDIEAHAQSNTQLNEQQLRRLHVILKPFMLRRIKKNVQSELGDKIEIDVFCDLTNRQKKLYRMLRSQINIMDLIDSNKKINSSNDDEAQGDSLMNVVMQFRKVCNHPDLFERADTKSSFSMSRFAETTSLASEINENLLEFNYTTRNQIEYKLPKLLLEDLFSPQYEKSFADKANVLNKLSIWNPENLHESDNFAFLRFINETPSSARRAAYRNVVQNAIDLRSYSGISKHDRAELLREIYDGQVPVHSMFYIRKQHKEHTSVPDKVYKDMYLNVARLGAFPAASAPPIEISCSKQRFNFIKRDALYDPVIRQAMGPLSLNVQWDLMQRKVPLELWPKAEMNVEPLNARNGFSSIRLPSMNRFVIESGKLAKLDEMLVDLKKNGHKCLIYFQMTKMMDLMEEFLTYRQYKYIRLDGSSKLSDRRDLVHDWQTKPELFIFLLSTRAGGLGINLTAADTVIFYDSDWNPTIDSQAMDRAHRLGQTRQVTVYRLLVRGTIEERMRDRAKQKEHVQQVVMEGKSTIVPDKKDANDKNKDKKEMAMWLLEDGEDEHKR; encoded by the coding sequence ATGAACACCAACGATGAGCACAACGAGACTGGACCTCCGTCCACGTCCAACGGCCATAGTCGCGTACTCACCGCTGCTGTGCGTCCTGCTGACCGCCAGATGTCGATTTCTGCGATCCTCTCGTCGCCCAGCACCGATCAAAAGAGCACAGAGACCGTTGCAGATGGGACCGTGCCCTCGTACACGGAACTGATGAACTCTTTCGAACGGCGTGTGCGGGCTTTGGTGAAACTGGACGCACTTTCCAccaacgagatcaaccaGGTGCAGCTTTtggacaacgagctgaggCTGCTCAGGGCCCAGGATGGCATCTATGTGGACCCGGGGCTGATCGAAGATCTCAAGACTaaggttttggagcttgATCCCAAGATCTACGACAAGCTGACCAGGCGCAACAAGCTAGCCGAACAAGAGTCGGAGGATTTGCGCGACCTCAAGACAgaccagctcaagctgctcgCCGACGTGCAACGCGAGGAGCAGAATAAGCTCCACAAGGCCACTGACCGAGCCAAGCCGCAAGAAGAAACGGCCAGCCAGCCGCTTATGAATATTGCGCCGAAAAAGGTCGACGAATTGCTGGTGGAAGAGCCGGCGGAGCCGGCAGAGTCGCTGAGCGACGTTGGAGACACGAATGGCGACGGTCGTCGTAAGCGGAAGCGCAAGACTAGGATCGACCCGTCTaagcttgtggacgaggagcaggacgagaccaagacgaaaaaacggaagaagaagaccgaCGATGAGACAGCTGCGAATGTGAATAACGTGGCCGGCTCGGACGATCTGGAtatggacgacgaggacggcaGGGGCTCTAAGAGCAGCGTTTCTGTGAAAGAGCAGAAGGCCATCGACAAACAGTACGACAATGTCTACATCTCGATCTGGAAAGATTTGGCTCGAAAAGACGGCCCGAAGGCGTACAGGATGTACTACCAGATGGTGCAGGCCAAGCAGATGAATCTGAAGAAGACTTCGATGCTGGCGGCCCGAGAGTCGCGCAAATGGGTCGGCAAGGCCACGCGGTCCCAGAAAGACCTGATGACCAAGGCCAGACGTTCGATGAGAGAAATGCtgaatttctggaaaaagcaCGAACGCGAGGAGAGAAACATGCGCACGCGGGCAGAACAGGAGGCCGTGGcaaaggccaagaaggaagaagaagagagagagGCGCGGCGGCAGTCGAGAAAGCTCAATTTCCTTATCAACCAGACCGAGTTGTACTCGCACTTTATTGgcaagaaaatcaagaccGATGAGGTGGAGGGCGAGATGGGCGACAAGTCTCTGCTTGCCGGAACGAAGCCTGAGGACACGGGGCTGGACAGCGTGGATTTGGCGGCCGCTAAGCGCGATTTGAGCGAGATAGACTTTGAATCGCACAGCGACGAAGTGCTACAGAAGacagctgctgccaacgcACACTCTGCGCTTCTCGCGGCGCAGCAGCGCGCCAAGGAGTTTAACGGCGAGGCTTCAGAGCCCGACAATGAGGGCGAGATGAACTTCCAGAACCCAAGCAGTATCGGCGACATGAACCTCACCCAGCCAAAGCTGCTCAACTGCACTTTGAAGGAGTACCAAATGAAGGGATTGAATTGGCTGGCCAATTTGTACGAGCAGGGCATCAACGGCATACTGGCCGACGAGATGGGCCTGGGAAAAACCGTGCAGAGTATATCTGTGCTGGCGTATCTTGCTGAGACACACAATATCTGGGGACCATTTCTCGTGGTGACGCCTGCGTCGACGCTGCACAACTGGCAGCAGGAAATCACTAAGTTTGTGCCTGACTTTAAGGTGCTGCCTTACTGGGGCAGTGCCAAGGACAGGAAAGTGCTGCGGAAGTTCTGGGACAGAAAGAGCATTGTATACCACAAGGACTCGCCGTTCCACGTGGTGGTGACGTCGTATCAGCTTGTGGTGGCGGACGTGCAGTATTTCCAGAAGATGAAGTGGCAATACatgattttggacgaggcGCAGGCCATCAAGTCGTCCAATACGTCGAGATGGAAGTCTCTGCTGAGCTTCCAATGCCGTaaccggctgctgctgacgGGAACCCCGATCCAGAACTCGATGCAAGAGCTGTGGGCGCTGCTGCATTTCATCATGCCGTCGCTATTCGACTCGCACGACGAGTTCAGTGAGTGGTTTTCCAAGGATATCGAGGCGCACGCACAGTCGAACACGCAGCTAAACGAGCAGCAGTTGCGGCGACTGCACGTGATTCTGAAGCCGTTCATGCTGCGGCGgatcaagaagaacgtCCAGAGCGAGCTTggcgacaagatcgagatCGATGTGTTCTGCGACCTCACCAACAGACAGAAGAAGCTGTACCGTATGCTCCGGTCGCAGATCAACATCATGGACTTGATAGACAgcaacaagaagatcaacagcagcaacgacgacgaggcccAGGGAGACTCGCTGATGAATGTGGTGATGCAGTTCCGTAAGGTGTGCAACCATCCGGATCTTTTTGAGCGAGCCGACACCAAGTCCTCGTTCAGTATGAGCAGGTTTGCCGAGACGACGTCCTTGGCAAGCGAGATCAACGAGAACCTGTTGGAGTTCAACTACACGACGCGCAACCAGATAGAATACAAGTTGCCAAAGCTGTTGCTGGAAGATCTGTTTTCTCCGCAGTACGAAAAATCTTTTGCGGACAAGGCCAACgtgctgaacaagctgagcaTATGGAATCCAGAAAACCTGCATGAGAGCGACAATTTTGCATTTTTGCGCTTCATCAACGAGACCCCGTCCAGTGCACGGCGTGCAGCATACCGAAATGTTGTGCAAAACGCCATTGATCTGCGCTCGTATTCGGGTATTTCCAAACACGACCGTGCCGAGCTGCTCAGGGAGATATACGACGGACAGGTGCCTGTCCACAGCATGTTTTACATCCGCAAGCAACACAAGGAGCACACATCGGTGCCAGACAAGGTGTACAAGGACATGTATTTGAACGTGGCCCGTTTGGGAGCGTTCCCTGCTGCGTCTGCTCCGCCGATTGAAATCTCGTGTTCGAAGCAGAGattcaatttcatcaagagGGATGCGCTTTACGACCCGGTTATTCGACAGGCAATGGGACCACTCAGTCTCAACGTCCAATGGGACTTGATGCAGCGCAAGGTGCCGCTGGAGCTGTGGCCGAAGGCAGAGATGAACGTGGAGCCGCTCAACGCTAGAAACGGCTTTTCGTCGATCAGGCTGCCGTCGATGAACCGGTTCGTGATCGAATCTGGCAAGCTAGCGAAGCTGGATGAGATGCTGGTGGACCTCAAGAAGAATGGCCACAAGTGTTTGATTTACTTCCAGATGACCAAGATGATGGATCTGATGGAGGAGTTCCTCACGTATCGCCAGTACAAATACATCCGGCTGGATGGGTCGTCGAAACTGAGCGACCGCCGAGACCTGGTGCACGACTGGCAGACAAAACCAGAGcttttcattttcttgctcagcaCGCGCGCGGGTGGTTTGGGTATTAACCTCACTGCTGCGGACACGGTGATTTTCTACGACTCAGACTGGAACCCGACGATCGACTCGCAGGCCATGGACCGCGCGCACCGGCTCGGCCAGACGCGGCAGGTGACCGTGTACCGGCTGCTGGTGCGCGGCACGATCGAGGAGCGGATGAGAGACCGTGCTAAGCAGAAGGAGCATGTGCAGCAGGTGGTGATGGAAGGCAAGTCGACGATCGTTCCGGACAAGAAGGACGCGAACGACAAGAACAaagacaagaaggagatggcCATgtggctgctggaggacggTGAGGATGAGCACAAGAGATAG
- a CDS encoding G2/mitotic-specific cyclin-4, with protein MGLQVVRSLGSNENENMVKSKRSSTGPRRALRVVSSSEVNKQVRSLSTKEAQLKTELIKTDGVSTVDEYDDETEDDMVLEDEEVKQHQQNSTDAEDEEDEGFQVLEEKVEPMSPRWDASIEAELTAVVRKFFREDPDPRDEDTWDVSMVAEYGPEIFNYMRDLEIKYAPYSHYVPDIQSEITWENRATLMNWIVQVHARFNLLPETLFLAVNLIDRFLSKRAISLSRFQLCGAIALFIAAKYEEINCPSVQQMAYMVSNDYTIEELLKAERFMINELKFEMGYPGPMSFLRRTSKADDYDSETRTLAKYFLEITIMDPRFVASPPSWLAAGAHYLARKMLHHGKWTEEHVFYSGYSEAQLRPLADVLIDNCIDYKNNHKAIFDKYSERRFKRSAIFVQEYLRESLQY; from the coding sequence ATGGGGCTGCAAGTGGTTCGCTCACTGGGATCAAACGAAAATGAGAATATGGTCAAGTCCAAAAGAAGTTCTACCGGCCCTCGAAGGGCACTTAGGGTTGTGTCCAGCAGTGAGGTGAACAAACAGGTGCGTTCTCTTTCAACCAAAGAAGCTCAGCTAAAGacagagctgatcaaaacAGACGGGGTCTCTACGGTCGACGAATACGATGACGAAACAGAGGATGACATGGTTCTagaagacgaggaggtgaAGCAACACCAGCAGAATTCAACAGATGctgaagacgaagaagacgaagGGTTCCAGGTGTTGGAGGAGAAAGTTGAGCCGATGTCACCCAGATGGGATGCTAGCATTGAGGCCGAGCTCACGGCTGTGGTGAGGAAGTTTTTCCGTGAAGATCCGGATCCGAGAGACGAAGACACATGGGACGTGTCCATGGTGGCTGAATATGGCCCTGAAATTTTCAACTACATGCGCGATCTCGAGATAAAGTACGCTCCATATTCTCACTACGTGCCCGATATCCAGTCAGAGATCACGTGGGAGAACCGAGCCACCCTGATGAATTGGATCGTCCAAGTGCACGCTCGTTTCAACTTGCTACCGGAAACATTGTTTCTCGCTGTTAATCTGATCGACCGGTTTCTTTCGAAGCGGGCCATTTCGCTTTCGCGGTTCCAACTATGCGGAGCCATTGCTTTATTCATTGCTGCAAAAtacgaggagatcaacTGCCCTTCTGTGCAACAGATGGCATACATGGTCTCGAACGATTATAccatcgaggagctgcttAAGGCAGAGAGGTTTatgatcaacgagctcaagttTGAGATGGGCTACCCGGGCCCCATGTCGTTCCTTAGACGTACTTCCAAGGCTGACGACTACGACAGTGAGACCAGAACTCTGGCCAAATATTTTCTAGAGATTACCATCATGGATCCAAGATTTGTGGCCTCCCCTCCCAGCTGGCTAGCGGCAGGAGCCCACTATCTTGCCCGCAAGATGTTGCACCACGGCAAGTGGACCGAGGAACACGTTTTCTACAGTGGTTACTCGGAAGCACAATTGAGGCCATTGGCCGATGTGCTCATTGACAATTGCATCGACTACAAAAACAACCACAAGGCGATCTTCGACAAATACTCCGAAAGACGATTCAAGCGCAGTGCGATCTTTGTCCAAGAGTATTTGAGAGAGTCGCTACAATATTGA
- a CDS encoding Succinate/fumarate mitochondrial transporter: MSASANSNKRPKNTAIDLIAGGTAGLFEALCCHPLDTIKVRMQLFKKSIGLKSAKPPGLIKTGVNIVQNEGFFALYRGLGAVCIGIVPKMAIRFSSYEFYKSLFINKETGQVATSSNFISGVMAGVTEAVLVVNPMEVVKIRLQAQHNSLKDPLQVPKYRSAPQAALMIVREEGLKTLYRGVSLTAARQAINQGANFTTYSFLKSFLQDYQNAEVLPSYQTAVIGFTSGAIGPLCNNPLDTIKTRMQKETGHSNESNFARGVRIGANLFKESGVKAFYKGILPRVMRVASGQCVVFPVYEFFKGFLYDVSGVSGKQKLED, translated from the coding sequence ATGAGTGCTTCTGCGAATTCCAACAAAAGGCCAAAGAACACTGCTATTGATCTCATTGCTGGAGGAACGGCGGGCCTGTTCGAGGCTCTGTGTTGTCATCCTCTCGATACCATCAAAGTGCGTATGCAGCTGTTTAAGAAAAGCATTGGACTAAAGTCCGCAAAGCCCCCGGGTCTTATCAAGACAGGTGTAAACATTGTCCAAAATGAGGGCTTTTTCGCTCTCTACAGAGGCCTGGGAGCCGTTTGCATAGGTATTGTGCCGAAAATGGCCATCCGTTTCTCGTCCTACGAGTTCTATAAGTCGCTCTTTATCAACAAGGAAACTGGCCAGGTTGCCACGTCCTCCAACTTTATCAGTGGTGTGATGGCAGGTGTCACCGAGGCCGTGCTTGTCGTCAACCCTATGGAGGTGGTCAAGATCAGACTTCAGGCTCAGCACAATTCTCTTAAGGACCCTCTGCAGGTGCCTAAGTATCGTTCTGCGCCACAGGCTGCCCTGATGATTGTCCGCGAGGAAGGTCTGAAAACACTCTACCGAGGTGTGTCTCTGACTGCCGCTCGGCAGGCTATCAACCAGGGTGCCAACTTTACCACCTACTCGTTCCTCAAATCGTTTTTGCAGGACTACCAAAACGCCGAGGTCTTGCCCTCCTACCAAACAGCCGTGATAGGATTCACCTCTGGAGCCATTGGACCTCTCTGCAACAATCCTCTCGACACGATCAAAACGAGAATGCAAAAGGAAACAGGACACTCGAACGAGTCCAATTTCGCCCGCGGTGTGCGTATCGGAGCCAACCTGTTCAAGGAGAGCGGTGTGAAGGCATTCTACAAAGGTATCCTTCCGAGAGTCATGCGTGTTGCCTCAGGACAATGTGTTGTTTTCCCCGTCTACGAGTTCTTTAAAGGCTTTTTATACGACGTGAGCGGCGTCTCGGgcaaacagaaactggagGATTAG
- a CDS encoding large subunit ribosomal protein LP1, whose protein sequence is MSDALVSYAALILADAELEISSANLQSLITAAGASVDNIWTEVFAKALEGQNLKEKLFAMAAAAPAAAPAAAGAAAAGTEAAAAEEKEEEAEEEEDDDMGFGLFD, encoded by the coding sequence ATGTCTGACGCTTTGGTTTCTTACGCTGCTCTCATCTTGGCTGATGCTGAGTTGGAGATCTCTTCTGCCAACTTGCAATCTTTGATcactgctgctggtgcttCCGTTGACAACATCTGGACTGAAGTGTTCGCCAAGGCTCTCGAGGGACAAAACTTGAAGGAAAAGCTTTTCGCTATGGCTGCTGCcgctcctgctgctgctcctgctgctgccggcgccgctgctgctggtacCGAggccgctgctgctgaggagaaggaggaagaggctgaggaggaagaggatgaCGACATGGGCTTCGGTTTGTTTGACTAA
- a CDS encoding Peroxisomal membrane protein PEX14: MSQQPATTSRAELVSSAVEFLLDQSIADSPLAKKVEFLESKGLTQQEIEEALQKARTGTVQAPPSQQPVVPPRPPVPDYYPSAPPLPERDWKDYFIMATATAGISYGVYQIVKRYVVPKILPPSKTQLEQDKAAIDHEFQRVESLLEKFEADQKEFYQKQEAKSKKIDETLQEVDEIINKTNEKNLNNEETLKYLKLEIENIKTTLLKTLDSQKATLNAELSAMEKQLQDIKFDIKTSGIAAAPQLSTPPSESTSRQSPGAEAKAKINLNIPPTTSIPSLRDVLSREKDKDVNSDSIAQYEQRTANEKDLERSIPAWQLSTSNGGSSTTSSVAGDEQKEPKRGIPAWQLNA, encoded by the coding sequence ATGTCCCAACAGCCAGCAACGACCAGCCGTGCAGAGCTGGTATCCAGCGCAGTTGAGTTTCTTTTGGACCAGAGTATTGCGGACTCGCCGCTCGCCAAAAAGGTCGAATTTCTAGAATCTAAAGGGCTTACCCAGCAGGAAATCGAGGAGGCGTTACAAAAGGCTCGCACAGGCACAGTTCAAGCACCGCCATCACAGCAGCCCGTTGTGCCGCCTCGCCCACCAGTGCCCGATTATTACCCTAGCGCACCTCCACTGCCTGAGCGTGACTGGAAGGACTACTTTATCATGGCAACAGCAACGGCAGGAATTTCGTATGGGGTGTACCAGATTGTGAAACGGTACGTTGTTCCTAAAATTTTGCCTCCATCAAAGACACAACTGGAGCAGGACAAGGCTGCGATTGACCACGAGTTTCAGCGTGTCGAAAGCCTActggagaagtttgaggcGGACCAGAAAGAGTTCTACCAAAAGCAGGAGGCAAAGTCCAAAAAGATCGACGAAACGCTGCAGGAAGTCGAcgaaatcatcaacaaaaccaaCGAAaagaacctcaacaacGAGGAGACGCTCAAGTACCTCAAGCTCGAGATCGAAAACATCAAGACCACGCTACTTAAAACACTCGACAGTCAAAAAGCCACACTCAACGCAGAGCTGTCGGCCATGGAGAAGCAGCTGCAGGACATCAAGTTCGACATCAAGACCTCTGGCATCGCTGCGGCTCCGCAGCTGAGCACGCCTCCGAGTGAGTCGACGTCCAGGCAGTCGCCTGGTGCGGAAGCAAAAGCCAAAATCAATCTGAATATCCCGCCTACCACGTCCATTCCGTCGCTCAGAGACGTGTTGtccagagaaaaagataAAGACGTAAACTCTGACAGTATTGCGCAGTACGAGCAGCGCACAGCTAACGAAAAAGATCTCGAGCGCTCGATCCCAGCTTGGCAGCTTTCTACCAGCAACGGAGGAAGCTCCACGACGTCGAGCGTGGCGGGGGACGAACAGAAAGAACCTAAAAGAGGCATACCGGCGTGGCAGCTGAATGCCTAG